One genomic region from Pseudomonadota bacterium encodes:
- a CDS encoding DUF488 domain-containing protein, with amino-acid sequence MLSRQRVLLYLLETAGGRVDHLHATKLAFSLKHDTASRGGDAFYDFLPYKFGPFSFALYQEAGKLGQAGLLTDEGKRWKISDEGKKQIGDLPSDVKRDADEVVTKLGRLSSDALLRTVYARHPWFTILSEVTRKERRPVAEPAVYTAGYEGLSVDAFLDRLLRRGIERVIDVRNNPVARRYGFHRRTLQSLCDKLGVEYRHFPELGIRSEDRQTLETSEDYDVLFKAYEHRIARYDSASVREVALLMREKPSVLLCMEADPARCHRTRLARAVESLISLPVSDLGVQ; translated from the coding sequence ATGCTCTCCCGGCAGCGCGTGCTCCTCTACCTGCTTGAAACTGCCGGTGGGCGCGTCGATCACCTGCACGCCACGAAGCTCGCCTTCTCCCTGAAGCACGACACCGCGAGCCGGGGGGGCGATGCGTTCTACGATTTCCTGCCGTACAAGTTCGGGCCGTTCTCCTTCGCGCTGTACCAGGAGGCGGGCAAGCTCGGGCAGGCAGGGCTTCTCACAGACGAAGGCAAACGGTGGAAGATCTCAGACGAAGGCAAGAAGCAGATTGGGGATCTGCCTTCTGACGTGAAGCGCGATGCAGACGAGGTGGTGACGAAGCTCGGACGCCTGTCGTCGGACGCACTGCTGCGCACGGTCTATGCTCGCCACCCTTGGTTCACGATCTTGAGCGAGGTGACGCGCAAAGAACGTCGCCCGGTGGCGGAACCCGCCGTCTACACCGCAGGCTACGAAGGGCTCTCCGTGGACGCGTTTCTCGATCGACTGCTGCGCCGCGGCATCGAGCGCGTCATCGACGTCCGGAACAATCCTGTGGCGCGGAGGTACGGATTCCACCGCCGTACGTTGCAAAGCCTGTGCGACAAGCTGGGTGTCGAATACCGTCATTTCCCCGAGCTTGGGATCCGTTCCGAAGACAGGCAGACGCTGGAGACCTCGGAAGACTACGACGTTCTATTCAAGGCCTACGAGCACAGGATTGCGCGTTACGATTCGGCCTCGGTCCGTGAGGTCGCGCTCTTGATGCGCGAGAAGCCGAGCGTCTTGCTCTGTATGGAAGCGGATCCCGCACGATGTCACCGAACTCGCCTGGCGCGAGCCGTGGAGTCGTTGATCTCTCTTCCGGTGAGCGATCTCGGGGTGCAATGA
- a CDS encoding IS4 family transposase — protein sequence MNGTILLETLQDLLPDDVIEAAASDLGVVQRERKLDVARLVASLVLSNGSDDIGVLAEAHRRYNSGSDDRVVRGAFYSWLDDELARLMERLLRRALDSVATLPTLLPGILGAGVTDWRVFDSETVTLRPALADVFPASGSPAGVKVHKELSLGRGCMIDYHLSPAREHDSPHLVVDDRYRGMGLLVDLGYVSLKRIRDCDESGVRYVVRLKENWKPRIVAIHRGDVRCEICPEADLDLTLADERIALDGRCVDATVVLGKGEKAVTARLVMIPGPEGYLIYLTNLPRDSHGPKQVGDLYRLRWEIEGDNKIDKSGAQLDQIRATTESSVRIQLSAKLLHTLLVDVLVHRDNIERALERRVRRAPLHKLSLSYAIRTRHAALVAALLASATPGEWERIALDLAEDARDPNWRRRPSVLDHLLGLTAPRGRPRRKKLRDCRPSAASYRNRGIERRIHHEAN from the coding sequence ATGAACGGTACGATTCTGCTCGAGACCTTGCAAGATCTTCTTCCCGACGACGTGATCGAGGCGGCGGCAAGCGACCTGGGCGTGGTGCAGCGCGAGCGAAAGCTCGACGTCGCGCGGCTCGTAGCGTCGCTCGTTCTGTCCAACGGCAGCGACGACATCGGCGTGCTCGCCGAGGCGCACCGTCGTTACAACAGCGGCTCGGACGACCGCGTCGTGCGCGGCGCGTTCTACTCCTGGCTCGACGACGAGCTGGCGCGGCTGATGGAGCGCCTGCTCCGGCGCGCGCTCGACTCCGTCGCGACATTGCCGACACTCCTGCCCGGCATCCTCGGCGCTGGTGTCACGGACTGGCGCGTCTTCGACTCCGAGACGGTCACGCTGCGCCCCGCGCTCGCCGACGTCTTCCCGGCCAGCGGCAGCCCGGCCGGAGTCAAGGTGCACAAGGAGCTGTCGCTCGGCCGCGGCTGCATGATCGATTACCACCTGAGCCCGGCGCGCGAGCACGACAGCCCGCACCTCGTCGTCGACGACCGCTACCGCGGCATGGGGCTGCTCGTCGACCTCGGCTACGTCAGCCTGAAGCGCATCCGCGATTGCGACGAGAGCGGCGTCCGTTACGTCGTGCGGCTCAAGGAGAATTGGAAGCCGCGCATCGTGGCCATTCACCGCGGCGACGTGCGATGCGAGATCTGCCCCGAGGCCGACCTCGACCTCACCCTCGCCGACGAGCGGATCGCGCTCGACGGCAGGTGCGTCGACGCGACGGTGGTGCTCGGCAAGGGAGAGAAGGCGGTCACGGCGAGGCTCGTGATGATCCCCGGCCCCGAGGGCTACCTCATCTACCTGACCAACCTGCCGCGCGACTCGCACGGCCCGAAGCAGGTCGGCGACCTGTACCGCCTGCGCTGGGAGATCGAGGGCGACAATAAGATCGACAAGTCCGGCGCGCAGCTCGACCAGATCCGCGCGACGACCGAGAGCTCGGTGCGCATCCAGCTCTCTGCGAAGCTGCTGCACACGCTGCTCGTCGACGTCCTCGTGCACCGCGACAACATCGAGCGTGCCCTTGAGAGGCGAGTGCGGCGCGCGCCGCTGCACAAGCTTTCGCTTTCGTACGCGATCCGCACGCGTCACGCGGCCCTGGTCGCCGCGCTGCTCGCGTCGGCGACGCCCGGCGAGTGGGAGCGCATCGCGCTCGATCTCGCCGAGGACGCACGCGACCCGAACTGGCGCCGCCGCCCGTCCGTGCTCGACCACCTGCTGGGATTGACGGCACCGCGCGGCCGACCGCGACGAAAGAAACTCCGCGACTGCCGCCCCTCGGCGGCCTCGTATCGAAATCGCGGGATCGAGCGGAGAATACATCATGAGGCTAACTGA